One Culicoides brevitarsis isolate CSIRO-B50_1 unplaced genomic scaffold, AGI_CSIRO_Cbre_v1 contig_92, whole genome shotgun sequence genomic window carries:
- the LOC134836627 gene encoding histone H3 translates to MARTKQTARKSTGGKAPRKQLATKAARKSAPATGGVKKPHRYRPGTVALREIRRYQKSTELLIRKLPFQRLVREIAQDFKTDLRFQSSAVLALQEASEAYLVGLFEDTNLCAIHAKRVTIMPKDIQLARRIRGERA, encoded by the coding sequence atggcccGTACCAAGCAAACTGCCCGTAAATCCACTGGAGGAAAAGCTCCCCGCAAACAATTGGCAACCAAGGCTGCCCGCAAAAGCGCACCAGCCACCGGTGGAGTCAAGAAGCCTCATCGTTATCGCCCCGGTACCGTCGCTCTTCGTGAGATCCGTCGTTACCAAAAATCGACTGAGCTCTTGATCCGCAAATTGCCTTTCCAACGTTTAGTCCGTGAGATCGCTCAAGATTTCAAGACTGACTTGCGTTTCCAAAGCTCTGCCGTCTTGGCTCTCCAAGAAGCTAGCGAAGCCTACTTGGTTGGTTTGTTCGAAGACACCAACTTGTGCGCTATCCATGCCAAACGTGTCACCATCATGCCAAAGGACATCCAATTGGCTCGTCGTATCCGTGGAGAACGTGCTTAA
- the LOC134836634 gene encoding histone H4, protein MTGRGKGGKGLGKGGAKRHRKVLRDNIQGITKPAIRRLARRGGVKRISGLIYEETRGVLKVFLENVIRDAVTYTEHAKRKTVTAMDVVYALKRQGRTLYGFGG, encoded by the coding sequence atgaCTGGCCGTGGTAAAGGAGGAAAGGGTCTCGGTAAAGGAGGCGCCAAACGTCATCGTAAAGTATTGCGTGATAACATCCAAGGTATCACCAAGCCCGCTATCCGTCGTCTTGCACGTCGTGGTGGTGTCAAGCGTATCTCTGGCTTGATCTACGAAGAAACTCGTGGAGTCTTGAAAGTTTTCTTGGAAAACGTCATCCGTGATGCCGTCACATACACTGAGCATGCCAAGCGTAAGACCGTCACAGCCATGGATGTCGTCTATGCTTTGAAACGCCAAGGCCGCACATTGTACGGTTTCGGAGGTTAA